One part of the Rutidosis leptorrhynchoides isolate AG116_Rl617_1_P2 chromosome 1, CSIRO_AGI_Rlap_v1, whole genome shotgun sequence genome encodes these proteins:
- the LOC139894431 gene encoding uncharacterized protein, giving the protein MVGEGSRTSAWYDSWNDFGPLADVISHKEMHRHSYTESTLVLHLRNQNNWLWPPEWISKYPMLAAIPFPDLTQQDKVYWRDFEGNMVQFSSKVAWDTLRPHASEVVWYHMVWFSNYIPRHAFITWLLMRDK; this is encoded by the coding sequence ATGGTTGGAGAAGGTAGTCGCACATCAGCGTGGTATGACTCATGGAATGACTTTGGACCGCTTGCTGATGTTATTTCTCATAAAGAGATGCATCGTCATTCGTACACGGAGTCTACATTGGTGTTACATCTTCGTAACCAGAATAATTGGTTATGGCCACCTGAGTGGATATCCAAGTATCCAATGTTGGCAGCCATTCCATTTCCAGATTTAACGCAACAAGACAAGGTGTATTGGAGAGATTTCGAAGGTAATATGGTGCAATTTTCCTCCAAAGTTGCGTGGGACACGTTGAGGCCACATGCTTCCGAGGTTGTGTGGTATCACATGGTTTGGTTTTCAAACTATATTCCTAGGCATGCTTTCATTACTTGGTTATTAATGAGggataagtga